The sequence ATGTCCTGCCGGACGGCAAGGAGTGAACCATGAATGATTTTTCCCCCGTGGCGGACGACGAGGCCGTTGCCATCGCCCGCATCCTTGCAAACGACCATGTCGCCGACGTGGTCGAGGCGCTCAACCATGAATCGCGCGAAACCGCGACGGATCTGCTTTGCGCCGTACCCTTCGAACGGCTGGTCGAGATCTTCGACCAGCCCGAACTCGACGGTGCGCCCGAACTCGCGGACGCCCTGCCCCGCGCTAAGGCAAGCAAGCTGCTCACCGCCATGTCGGTCGACCGTGCGGCCGACATACTGCGCGAGCTCGACGAGCCGGCGCGATCCGAACTGCTCGGCGCACTGGCGCCGCCGCTGCGCGCCACTCTGCTTTCCATCCTGGGCTATCCCGAAGGCAGCGCCGCTTCGATCATGACGACGGAGTTCGTCAGCGTTCCCTCGGACTGGACCGTCGGGCGCACGCTCGACTACATCCGCAAGGTCGAGCGGACGCGCGAAACCGTCTACGCGATCTACATCGTCGATCCGCAAACGCATCTCCTGGTGCGGTCGACCGGCCTGCGCCGGCTCATTACTGGTGAGCCGGACGACCCGGTCCTGTCGGTGGCACCGGACCGCGTGCCGGTCACGGTCACCCCGCTGACCGATCGTGAAACCCTGGCGCAGACGATCTCCAAATATGATCTTCTCGCCGTGCCGGTCGTCGACC comes from Mesorhizobium japonicum MAFF 303099 and encodes:
- the mgtE gene encoding magnesium transporter, with translation MNDFSPVADDEAVAIARILANDHVADVVEALNHESRETATDLLCAVPFERLVEIFDQPELDGAPELADALPRAKASKLLTAMSVDRAADILRELDEPARSELLGALAPPLRATLLSILGYPEGSAASIMTTEFVSVPSDWTVGRTLDYIRKVERTRETVYAIYIVDPQTHLLVRSTGLRRLITGEPDDPVLSVAPDRVPVTVTPLTDRETLAQTISKYDLLAVPVVDHGKILGIVTIDDIIDTMIEETTEDVHRFGGMEALDEPYMKMSFLAMIQKRAGWLCALFLSEMLTANAMQSYESELERAIVLTLFIPLIMSSGGNSGSQATSLVIRAMALREIGLGDWWRVALRELPTGLVLGSILGVVGVCRITLWQYFGFYDYGPHWPLIAATVGAALVGIVTFGSLSGSMLPFALKRVGFDPASASAPFVATLVDVTGLVIYFSVAQVILRGTLL